CAATTTCAACATCTACCACAAGGGGTTCCTGGCCCTGGACACAGGCACGCGCCCGGAGCCGGGCCAGCACCTTACGCACTATTACTGCCGCAGCGTGGCGCACAACTGTGTCCTGATCCGCATGCCGGGTGAGGAGATGCCGCGCTACTGGGGCTCCCCGGCCCCGGATGAGACAGTCCTACCTTACCCCAACGACGGCGGCCAGTGCAAGGCCGAGACCGGCTCGGCGGTGGTGGCGTTCGAGACCGGCGAGCGGTTCAGCTACGTGGCCGGGGATGCCACCGGGGCCTATGATGCGCGCAAGTGTGGACTGGCCCTTCGGCAGTTTGTGTTCCTGCCCCCGGACTTTTTCGTGGTGTTCGACCGGGTGGAATCGCGCGATCCCTCTTATCCCAAGACATGGCTCCTGCATACCGCCACTGAGCCGGTGCTCCAGGGCGACACGTTCCACGCGGACCACGAGAGCGGGCGCCTGTTCTGCCGGACGTTGCTTCCCAAGGATGCCACTCTGGGCAAGATCGGCGGGCCGGGACGCCAGTTCTGGTCGGATGGACGCAACTGGCCCTTGCCAGTGGCCTGGCGCGCCCCCGACACCACGGCCCTGCTCGGCCAGTGGCGGGTGGAGGTGGCCCCCGGCGCCCCGCGCGAGAGCGACCTGTTCCTGCACCTGATCCAGGTGGGGGACCGGGATTCTTTGCAGACAATGGTTTCCTCGGAGCTGCTGCAGGAGCCGGGATACTCCGGGGTGCGCTTTGTCAGCGGGAATCGCCGCTGGCAGGTGCTGTTCGCCGAGAGCGGCGCACCGTCGGGCAGAATCAGGCTGGAGGAGAACGGCCAGGTGGTCCTGGAGCGGGAGCTGAGCCGTACGGTCCAGCCGCAGAGCGGCCTGTTCGGCAACTGAACGCGGGACAGGGTAACGCCTGTGCCCACTTGCGTCTGGGCGGAAGCGGGATTATGTTTTGATAGCCGGAAACATAGCAGCCTATTAAATTTT
This portion of the bacterium genome encodes:
- a CDS encoding heparinase produces the protein NFNIYHKGFLALDTGTRPEPGQHLTHYYCRSVAHNCVLIRMPGEEMPRYWGSPAPDETVLPYPNDGGQCKAETGSAVVAFETGERFSYVAGDATGAYDARKCGLALRQFVFLPPDFFVVFDRVESRDPSYPKTWLLHTATEPVLQGDTFHADHESGRLFCRTLLPKDATLGKIGGPGRQFWSDGRNWPLPVAWRAPDTTALLGQWRVEVAPGAPRESDLFLHLIQVGDRDSLQTMVSSELLQEPGYSGVRFVSGNRRWQVLFAESGAPSGRIRLEENGQVVLERELSRTVQPQSGLFGN